The Zingiber officinale cultivar Zhangliang chromosome 2A, Zo_v1.1, whole genome shotgun sequence genomic sequence TCACGAGAATCACGCATCTTAGTTGAAGAGAAGCCTTACTGTTTTATATATCTCCGCTCTATATTCGGATCGTGACCTCTTTCTCTGCAAAAGGGTGTGAGATTCAGCCCTTTTTCTGATGAAACTAACGAAAAAAATCACTCGACTAAATTTTTCAGAACTGATTCATCTTATTCTGATGGCAATGAATCGttcgatttttttttattttttattttttaaattgtgGTTGACAGACAAGGTTTCTGCTGACGAATTTAAGCGGAGTGGCGAAACCTGGAAGATTGCTTGCAATCATGGGGCCATCTGGGTCAGGGAAGACTACTCTGCTTAGTGTTTTAGCGGGGCAGCTCCTTGCTTCTCCTCGGTTGCACCTTTCCGGGCACTTGGATATCAATGGATTGCCGATACCAAGTGGCGGATACAAGTTTGTGCTGTGATGTTGTTCAAGAATTATGAGTTGACTGTATTTTTTCACAAAAGCTTAAGGATCTTTGTGTTTCAGGTTTGCATATTTGAGGCAGGAGGATTTGTTCTTCTCCCAGCTTACTGTAAGAGAAACAATATCACTTGCTGCTGAACTTCAACTTCCTCGGACATTGTCAGCAGAAAAGAAGAATAAGTATGTCAGCAGTCTCTTGTTCCGACTGGGACTGGTGAGTATTCGAAGTAGTATACCTGATACAGTATTCTCACTGTTAGCTGGAGTTTCAGTCAGAACAAGTCTAGTCTATggtaaaatacttataattcaacaattccattcatccccttcctCTGCAACTCTTCACAGAATATGGTGAAATGTTCTTTTTGTTTTGTCTGTGCTATGCTGGAATATAGGTTCTAGAAGAAAAGGATTGTTTCTATCCAATCATTTTAGTAAAAGTAATACAATTTGGTGTCTGAAATTTTGTTATTCGCTCAAACAAAATTAATAAATTGGTGTTAACCCTGTAATTCTTGTAAGACAGGCATTTTAATGTACGAACAGTCTATTATTCATGTTCTTTAGTTCTTTACATTCTATGATAACAGTGGACCTGCCACACTTATTTTCTCTATTCATTTGTCAAAATTTTTTGCTAAAATAGGTAAATTGTGCTGATTCCATTGTCGGTGATTCAAAAGTCCGTGGAATTagtggtggagaaaagaagcgCCTTGCACTAGCTTGTGAACTGATTGCTAGTCCATCTGTTGTATTTGCGGATGAACCAACAACAGGTCTGTTTACCTTATTATTAGTCTTTTTGTCATTTCAATCATtagcaaattttctttttctttttaaaattgtcacaaatCTATGACAAAGCCAGGGGACATGGAATCTCTACTACAAGGATCTGATTACATGGGCGATGGAATATTGCTGAGCAGATGGAGAGTCATGCAGTAAACTAAGAAGTACACGATGGTGTCTATTCTAATTGACCGTTCATTAGGGGAATGAACATTATCAGTTTGAGTTACGAAAATGCCTTAGCTTAACTGAACTTGAGAGAAGAGCATCTCTATGCAATTGTTTGTGGAGAATCTTCCATAAAATCCAAACAAACACAATAACATTTTCTGTCCTTTTTTGTAATAGTTTCTTGGCAAAAACCAATTCAATAATAGTATAATTTCAGATGTAGATTACAATCTTTAATGTTGTTGCTCTTCTTTCAGCATGTCAAACTTAATAGTTTGAGGTGGTGTTTATTTTCATGATAGTCCTTTGTCTTACTCGCAGGACTAGATGCTTTTCAGGCAGAAAAGGTTATGGAAACACTTCGGCAACTTGCTGAGGATGGTCATACTGTTATCTGCTCAATACACCAACCAAGAGGCTCAGTATATAGCAAGTTTGATGACATCGTGTTGTTGTCAGAAGGAGCTCTTGTGTATATGGGCCCTGCTAAAGATGAAACATTGACATACTTTGCTAAATTAGGGTCattactttgtcatttgccttctTGTTGGTAGCATCATAATTTTCAATCTATTATATTCCATTTCAAAATATGCATGAAATTGTGCAATTGGAGTTATATTTAGCAGATAAATGTGATGAAATACAACATGTTGAAATGAAAAAACCACCACTCGTGGGAGAGTAAATGCCTAGTTGGTCGGTAGTGTtggcatcttttttttttttgtctttctgGAAGAGGAGAATCCGATATGCATTTCCCAAGTATTGGACTTACCTAAATGAGTAGAAAATGGTCCTATAATCTCTTATCCAAGTCTTGCCTAAGATACATAGATAGCTTAAGAAAGTCAAAAGACTACTTCTGTGGTTTTCAATACTCCCATTCTTAGAATAGAAGTTGACAGAGAACTCCCTGGTAAAGGCACTCCTAGACCACAGGGAAAGTAACCAACAACTAGTTAAGGAGAAAGCTACTCCAACAGCTCTCCAATAAAGGATTAGGTCTAGAAATGAAATTGAATTGACTTTCTTAGGAGGGCAAGGGTGAGGGTGAAGATAGAGTTTAGATGATATTGGCACATGCTCAGCTCATTAGATGATTCACCAAGGCATTGTTAGCTTTGCCTCGGTCAAGAAAGACTTTGAACTTGACTTGAAAAGAACAAACAAGTTGGTATGCAGTTCCAGTGTTCTGGTCGATTTTTAAATTATCTTTGATTTGAAACTACTTTTTCTTTATTGACTCATTAATATTGACAATCTTTAATTTTCTTATGCCCATTTTTGCAGGTATGAGTGCCCTGATCATGAAAACCCTGCGGAATTTTTGGCTGATCTTATTTCAATTGATTATAGTTCAGCTGAAAGTGTACATACCTCACAAAAAAGAATTGATGATCTGGTTGAAGCATTTTCAAATAGCAGTTTAATGGTTCAGTGTTCTTCTCCAGTTATGCTATTGGAGAGTTCTAAGGTTTCAGCAAAGCTTGGCAAAAAAACCATGTCTAAAAGGAGAGGTGGTTGGTGGCCCCAGTTTAGATTGCTCCTTAAACGAGCATGGATGCAGGTTAGTGTCATGTGTTTCTTTTGTATTGATTACTGTTTAAGTTTCCATAAAATTCACTTGAAAAATTAAACAACAAAAGGGAATGACTAGGATTCCATAAGCTATTTAGTGGTTACTCTCAATCATTGTGCCAATGCCATTCTTTCTCACTTAGGTCAGAATCCTCAGGCAATTATTCTTACATTGTTAATCTTCAAAATGCCTAGTTTGGCCTGAAGAGAAGAGGTTCTTTGTTTATATTGGTTAATAGTCACAATCAGATTTGTTATGTTCATATTTAGAAATTGTCATTGTGCTCAGGCTTCTCGTGATGGTCCAACAAACAAAGTTAGAGCAAGAATGTCTATTGCATCAGCTATCATATTTGGTTCTGTATTTTGGCGAATGGGAAGAACTCAAACATCAATACAAGATAGAATGGGACTTCTTCAAGTATGCATGTTCTATTGCTTTATTCAGTTAGCTTTAATTCTTTGAATAATGAACTTTTATCAGCTAGCTTCTTAAATGGTTTAAACTGGGTTCATGTAGTGCATTTACCATTTGCAGTTTCTGAGCCGCAATTGGTCATTATTTTGTTGAATTAAGCCTTCGTACATGTTTCCTATAGGGGAATTGATGTGAAGCATGCAGGATTCTATTGAAATCAGTTAAATAAACTTGCACGTATTGATGCATggtataaaaaaatgataattatgATTAATAATTTTAGAATAAAATCTTCGTGGTTCAATAAGGAGCAGCTAAGGGGACAATGAATTTTCAAATTGTTCCGTGGCATATGAGACAGATTTGGATAAATGACTTTTGTATCCAAGTTGCAAACATTACAATGTTTgacttttaatattatatttctcAACAAAAAAAACAAGTGTATTTAGGAATTGATGATGGATATTAGGTGTCATTAACCATGCTGGAATACCATTCCAGAGCTATGTTGTTGATGATATAGAGGTTAGTTCTCATATTGCAATTGAAAATTGCCAAAATGGATTTTAAGGAGATCTTTTTTTGTTTATCCATGTAGATCAGTCATAAATTGTTGACTACCATGAAATGAGTAGGATTAATAAATGATTCACTGGCAAGTTGGTGTAATTACTTTTTGTTTATGGCATCACCCTGTCAGATTAATTATAGAAAGTACATTGGAGTAGCGGGCAGAAAAAAGTACTAACAGTCTCTATTGTCGGGCTTATGGACTGGTTAGTACTTGGTAGGATCTGGAATCACTAATATTTGGAATAATACTGAAAGTGATTAAAATTTTCCATGTAACTTGGTGGTTATGGGAATAAATAAGTGCGGATACCCATAATATTTAGAATGTAAGATCATGTTATTTATCTGCTTTCCTAGTCTCTTATACTAGGAATCCAAACTGTTTTGAAATAATTAAATCGACACAGGACACATCATTTGCTGGATTGACTGATGTTGTTCTTGGTTTTGATATTTTTATGCCCCATATGTTTCCACATTTGAACATATTATGCATGACTATGCAAGTTGTGTTTATGGCTGTCTTTTATAAGTTCTGCCCTTCTAGCCTCTTGATAATATAAAGCAATATACATATAATGAAATGAAGAGTAACATTGTTGAATTtcctatataattttattatgatGTCAGTGATATCTAATAAAAAGACCCTGGTTGACTGATATTTCTTTCATTTGCAAAAGGTGGCTGCAATTAACACAGCTATGGCAGCTCTCACAAAAACAGTAGGTGTGTTTCCAAAAGAACGAGCCATAGTAGATCGAGAGCGAGCCAAAGGTTCCTATGATTTGGGCCCTTACCTTTTATCCAAATTGCTGGCAGAAGTCCCAATAGGAGCAGCATTTCCCTTGATTTTTGGATCGATATTATATCCAATGGCTCGTCTTCATCCTACACTGTCTAGGTACGCTGAATCTACTCCTGGACTTTGCTGCTATTCCTTCTGCATAACCTCGAAAATTGCAAGCTACTTATCTTAGTTATTTTTTCCCAAGTATTCAAGTATTGCTCTAAATAGTACTCTCATTTGATGCTGCAAAATTTTGCACAATAAATATTTTACCTGTTGTGCCTTTTATTAGGCAATTGTCATTTCATATGTAAGCTATACTTGTAATTTTTTAGCAATTTTTATCTACCACATTCAGACTTGTGAAATTGATGGCATAGGTTTGCAAAGTTTTGCGGCATCGTGACTATGGAATCATTTGCTGCTTCAGCAATGGGTCTCACTGTAGGGGCTATGGTTCCTTCAACTGAAGCGGCAATGGCCGTAGGACCATCTCTTATGACTGTGTTCATCGTTTTTGGTGGCTATTATGTTAATGCTGAGAACACACCTCTAGTCTTCCGCTGGATCCCCCGAGCCTCTCTAATCAGATGGTATTCTCATTCTACTTCCAACATTCGTTGGCACAAACTAATCATTTCTTTTTGACTTTCAGGGCTTTTCAGGGGCTTTGCATCAATGAGTTCAAAGGCCTTCAGTTTGAGCAACAACACTCATATGATATCCAAACTGGAGAACAG encodes the following:
- the LOC122041342 gene encoding ABC transporter G family member 7-like, whose protein sequence is MMITSPTVAFRHSLSLIVLRRPTQTGRVRSEMAVGFDGRAMGRILAALAAAFFFRVISGVGPALPPAVDADEDKEEQRDSAGDEDASGSGSVVPVTIRWRSVTCTLSDKRGARTRFLLTNLSGVAKPGRLLAIMGPSGSGKTTLLSVLAGQLLASPRLHLSGHLDINGLPIPSGGYKFAYLRQEDLFFSQLTVRETISLAAELQLPRTLSAEKKNKYVSSLLFRLGLVNCADSIVGDSKVRGISGGEKKRLALACELIASPSVVFADEPTTGLDAFQAEKVMETLRQLAEDGHTVICSIHQPRGSVYSKFDDIVLLSEGALVYMGPAKDETLTYFAKLGYECPDHENPAEFLADLISIDYSSAESVHTSQKRIDDLVEAFSNSSLMVQCSSPVMLLESSKVSAKLGKKTMSKRRGGWWPQFRLLLKRAWMQASRDGPTNKVRARMSIASAIIFGSVFWRMGRTQTSIQDRMGLLQVAAINTAMAALTKTVGVFPKERAIVDRERAKGSYDLGPYLLSKLLAEVPIGAAFPLIFGSILYPMARLHPTLSRFAKFCGIVTMESFAASAMGLTVGAMVPSTEAAMAVGPSLMTVFIVFGGYYVNAENTPLVFRWIPRASLIRWAFQGLCINEFKGLQFEQQHSYDIQTGEQALERFSFGGSRIRDTVAAQGRILMFWYWTTYILLKKNRPKYQQLLSPSSPDHQQPET